The sequence below is a genomic window from Callithrix jacchus isolate 240 chromosome 16, calJac240_pri, whole genome shotgun sequence.
AATCTTTAGAACTATACAATCATATGTAGGAGAACTGCTCTCCTGTCATTTATTTACCATATTAAAATGAAAGGTAAAATCATTGTTAAATATGTCTCCCTTTCAATAATGTCATAGAATTTTCTTATCATTCAGACCTGAAAGACAAAAAAGCCTAAAAGCCTTATTGAAGGTAacggggtatttttttttttttcttaaacagacCTCTAGGGGGACCAGATGTTACAGTTTGCCAGGACCGGGGGTTACCTGGGATGTGAGACTTTCATTGACAAAACTGGGAGCATCTATGGCAAACTGGGACAAGTTTATCACCCTACAAGTCATACTTGACACATCACTTCAGCTGTTGTACCCAGCAATGTCATTAACTTAAATATTGACTTTGCTGAAAAATAGGCTCTTTGTATTGGCCATGATATAACAAGCCCTCTGTTATCACCATGATACTTGCTTACTGAGGCCTTGTGGCAGTAAGATGAGGACACAGTATGTATGCCCAATTTTGACTAGAGGGAATGCATTTATAGTTCTTCCTTTAACTTAATTTTCACATTCTTCTTTTCAGGTTTGTGATTCAGATACTATGCTTGACCCAGCCTCATCTGTGGAAATGGTAAAAGTTTTAGAAGAAGATCCCATGGTTGGAGGTGTTGGGGGAGATGTCCAGGTACGtggcttcattttttctttttttcacaaaaCACTTTTAAGAGCACTCTTACTCATTGACTCattgaacatatatttattacaCACCAACTCTGTGCCAGGTTCTGTTCTTGGTGTTTGAGACACTTTAAAATGTGCCTCAGATCTGCTTCACTGCTTCTTTTCCTATGGAAACTGAAATAATTTAGAATTGTCTTGCTTAGTCCTGGGGTATAACCCATTTCTGTAGTAGCTAATAAGTTATATGCAacctaaaataaatgcataatgaTTTCCACCATATATCCTTGGGCCATAACTTAATATTCCATGTTCTGCTAAAAATTATTTGGTTACAAGGGTTAAGAAATAGAAGTATgatccaggtacagtggctcatgcctataagcccagcactttgggaggccgaggcaggtgaatcacctgaggttaggagtttgagaccccccctgaccaatatggtgaaactccatctctactaaaaatacaaaagttagctgcatgtggtggggtgtgcctgtaatcccagccacttaggaggctgagacaggagaatttattgaacctgggaggcagaggttgcaatgagctgagatcgtgccactgtacttcagcctgggctacagagtaacacttggtctcaaaaaaaaaaaaaaaaaaaaaaaaagaaatagaagtatGGTAAGAAATTGACATATATCTTATACCTATATACTTAAAGGATGATCAGTATATGGTTGATTAAAAAAATCTGAgtcaaaaaacaaaggaaataaagatagCGACTCAAATTTATACTAGTGAGAAAGGCAAAGAATGGATAAGTGGTTTTCCAATATTGTCCATCATGTGCTATTGAAGAAGAAACAGTAATGAAACAAATATTAATGGAGGTAATTTGATGTTTGTGGGATGGAAAAATGAATATGTGAAAATATGTGAAGATTAAAATAAGATTCCCTTGCAAATATGAGGTTAGATTTTAGTAAAAGTTAAGATAGGACATGGAAAATAGACTTCAAAATTTGGATATTATCCTGCTGTATAACCCATTTTATATATGTTGGTTGatagaaaaggcaaataaattaCATTAGAAGGGACAAAGAAATAgcctggtgatttttttcttttaaagaaagcttGCAAAATCCAGATGAAAATGGAACAAAATTGAGACAGATAAGAGAATTTAGAAATATTGCCAAGAAAAGTTGATAATTTTCAATAACCTTTATATAAAGCTTTATTTCATGATTCGAATTTTGCAGGAAGGCGATGGGAAACTCTCCTATCACTGGCATTGCAAAAGCTTGATAAAGGAGAGGAAAATTAACAGCCAAGGATAGGATCAGTTTGAAATGAACCAGCACACAGGAGAGATGGGACCTAAAAACATTCAAATCTTAGATGTTATGAAAGAGTGCCTGGAAAAAGAGTTTAGGGATTGAGAAccaaagccttaaaaaaaaatctcaatatggccgtgtgcagtggcttgctcctgtaatcctagcactttgggaggccgacgtgggcagatgacctgaggtcaggagcaggagcagcctggtcaacatgacaaaacctgtctctactaacaatacaaaaattagtcaagcgtggtggcgcacacctgtagtcatagctacttgggaggctgaggcaggaaaaaactgcttgaacccagaaggcagaggctgtagtgagccaagctggtgccactgcactccagcttgggtgacagagtgagactcgatctctaaataaataaatatcatctCAGTATGATAACACAACAAACAGAATAAGAATAGCAAAACGAGGATAGAGAATgatgaagtagaaaaaaatattcaccaTCAAAGAATCACAACACATGCATACAACTAAACAAATTAGTAATAGCATCagagaatcagagaaaatataaagtaacCATGCCAAAAAGAGGAAGGAGGCCAAAAGAGGAGCATCAGATAACAAATCTTACTGCAGGTAGTCACCTCAGGGTGGAGCAGGTTTTGCCGGAATTTTTAGCTAACGCTTACCTTTtacttatgtttttcttcttgcaGATTTTAAACAAGTATGATTCCTGGATCTCATTCCTCAGCAGTGTGAGATACTGGATGGCTTTTAATATAGAAAGGGCCTGTCAGTCTTATTTTGGGTGTGTCCAGTGCATTAGTGGACCTCTGGGAATGTACAGAAACTCCTTGTTGCATGAGTTTGTGGAAGACTGGTACAATCAAGAATTTATGGGCAACCAATGTAGCTTTGGTGATGATAGGCATCTAACGAACCGGGTGCTGAGTCTGGGCTATGCAACGAAGTACACAGCTCGATCTAAGTGCCTTACTGAAACACCTATAGAATATCTCAGATGGTTAAACCAGCAGACCCGTTGGAGCAAGTCCTACTTCCGAGAATGGCTGTACAATGCAATGTGGTTTCACAAACATCACTTGTGGATGACCTATGAAGCGATTATCACTggattctttcctttctttctcattgCCACAGTAATCCAGCTCTTCTACCGGGGTAAAATTTGGAACATCCTCCTCTTCTTGTTAACTGTCCAGCTAGTAGGTCTTATAAAATCATCTTTTGCCAGCTGCCTTAGAGGAAATATCGTCATGGTCTTCATGTCTCTCTACTCAGTGTTATACATGTCAAGTTTACTTCCTGCCAAGATGTTTGCAATTGCAACAATAAACAAAGCTGGGTGGGGCACATCAGGAAGGAAAACCATTGTTGTTAATTTCATAGGACTCATTCCAGTATCAGTTTGGTTTACAATCCTCCTGGGTGGTGTGATTTTCACCATTTATAAGGAATCTAAAAGGCCATTTTCAGAATCCAAACAGACAGTTCTAATTGTTGGAACGTTGCTCTATGCATGCTATTGGGTCATGCTTTTGACGCTGTATGTAGTTCTCATCAATAAGTGTGGCAGGCGAAAGAAGGGACAACAGTATGACATGGTGCTTGATGTATGATCTTCCATAGTTTGACGTTTGCAGTCACACACAACACCTTAGTTCCTCTAGGGGCTGTACAGTATTGTGGCATCAGATAGTGCCACCAAAGGAGACATATCACTGCTGCTGGGACTTGaacaaagacatttatgtggGTTTATTTTCATTCTGCCAAAGTAAAACAATACATCAACAAGAAGAAACTCAGATTTAACCTGTTATTTCTATGAAAATGGGATGAATTCTTTGTTTGTGCACTTTTTCCTTACTGTGCATCCGCCTGAAAGTGTTTTGCCCTATATACCTCACTAGCCATGCTTTATGTGGGTTATCATGGAAGAAAAGGATTTTGGAAACTCAAGGAAACATTCTTTCAACCTATACAACCTAACTTATGGACTGTTtgatagataattttttttaggaaggattttctttttaactttaccAAATAAAATGCCAAAGGAAGTTTTAAAGGCCGTTGGCTGTGCTGTATTTTGATATAATTgtactgtgttttaaaattctgtatgcCAATCTTAAAGACAAATTTTGcatattctatattttacttctctgcaaaaataaacctgttcttccttttttaaataaaataagttcctaaaaaatttatacttaaaaaatcCTGCCCAAAATGTGAAGCTTGGTTGACTGATGTTCAtgatagaaagaataaaatgtttctctctctctatcttttaaaactgaatagtttatttctgtgaaaaaaaagtatttaaactttcaatattttaacttttgtttttatttcttttagaaaaggCCAATATACCTGTCatactttggaaataaaaatacatgcttttgtgtgtacaaaaaaaaatcattgaaaatcAAGGCCAAAGGTAGTGCAATTTTTtcgtaagattttttttaaaaagggaatgaTAGTCTTTGAAAGAAAACAGTAGGCATCCATCACTGGACAAAACATGAATATCAAAGAGGAATATTCTTTGGAGATTCTGACAGTATTTTCCCAGACCAAGTAAAGTGGAAAGTGGAGAAATTATCTGTATAATTTGGGCACGTACAATgcggtttatcaaagattttgtTCCGTGGCCCAAATTTACTGGATTCTATCTATACATTGAACGTGTTTtgcctgtctttttttatttttttcaacttgcCAGTTCACTTTACATGTTCGTATGATGTTTACATGGGTGAGTtggataaattataaatataaaacatataaattaaaaattggcaGATGTCAGCATCAAGCATCTATCCTTTTTTACTTTCAAAtgaggaattttgcttttctcaATTATACAGATCATTGCTTCCTATTTCCTGTTCTGGGCCTGTATAAAAATGTCTACACAGTAGAAGTGATATCAAGGTTTAGTAAGTCTATCCATAACTGGCACATACAAAAATTTGAACCAAATACTCTGAACTTGCCTAATGTAGTTACTACAGGGTCTCCAttatccagttttattttttacacaaTTGACTTTGCCTTGTAGCTGGTGCTGTGTAGACTTGTGTTGAAAACACAATCATTGGAAATATGAATAATTGAATCAACAGCATTATGGTGAGGCAGAGACACATGGAGAATTGTTAAACGATGCATTTCCTGCCTTTCTGCCTCATTTTTATGCAGTCATCTATGTTACATCTATCCTGCCTAAGAAAAAGCTGCACATTCTATCTTCAGAGTACAAACAGGTACACATTCTGAAACTCAAGACTCTCACTGATTTGGGAGCTTGTGGGAAACAAACACACCATGCCAATAAATGAAACTAAAACTTGAGTTTGCCTTTTTAACTATTTATGTTCTAAGTTAAGCTTTGATAACATTCAAATGTCAAATTCTCTCATTCTTATAAAAAGTTGAATTAATTGCCTGTATTTATTTTAGCAATTATTCAATGTATTTCCAGTATAGGATGTATagtataattaattttttgtaaataaaatatttttgataagattattgcctttttttctaAGGGAAGGGGGACCTTTGTTTTCCTGATTATAATGGTATGGATTTAGGAAGGGGGATTTGTAAAAAATATGATGGCTGGTAAAAGAGAACATGTCATTTAATATTACTTATTATTAGGGAGAAATCCCCAAAATTGGTGTGGTTTGGAAATCTGCAAAAccagagtgagagagaggagagagactgtTTAATTATCATTACCCTTGTCTAcagtctttttcttctgcttccctTGAAAGCaacataaatttagaaaatttttttttattgtagtaacttgtagcaggaaaaaaaatcaaagatatgCAGAAATATAAGCAAGCTTGTTTATTTTAGcattatttagaaataacaaaACCTTAACCTAAGATCAATTCATGAGGGTAATAAATAAATCATGACATTTCTAAAAATTGGGACATCATTAGCTATTGAACAAAATGTTCTCAGATAATATATGTGAATTTTGGAGAaatgtcactttaaaaatataaccatTTTGTACAGTAACATCCAATTTTATAAAAGTGAAGATGTTTAAACATGATTACCTCTAATACTGGGAATAATTGATTTATATTCtgtatatgtttttgtattttccaaatacTATAAGTGTGTTTTTATAATCAGaacaaaagacaataaatatcaagttttttaaaagtgGGTTGGGACATCTGACAGCATTTTCTGATTAGAGGAGCTTAGATATTAATTATCTTTTACCTCTTATCCCTCAAATTCATCTTATTTCCAAGTTCTTTTTGTATTATCTGTTTTATAAGAATCCTTTGTTACTTTTCTACTGCTACCTTATAAACTATATACCCACTGCACACTATTGTCAGATAATGGAGATAACAGAAATACTGATGGTTCTAATCTTAATAATTCACTGATAAAGTCACCACTTGTTGACAATCTTTTAATGTAAAGAGGCTTAAAGTACACATTttaggactgggcatggtggctcacacctgtaattccagcactgtgggaggattgcttgaggccaggattttgagactagcctgggcaacatggcaagaccccacctctacatacttttttttttttttaattagcctggtgtggtggtgtcaCCTgtgacccagctactcagaaggctgaggtggaagtatTGCTTTAGCCCCAGAGGTAGAGGAGGCTACACTGAGCtgtgtttgtaccactgcactgcaacctgggcaacaagagagaccctgtctcaaaaaaaaaaaaatacaaaccaacAAATAACAACTATTCTTAATTCACCAGCATTATGAAAGCAGGCAGTGAGCCAGATATATCCTGCAGGCCATAGTGTAATGACCACTGCTCTTTAGGAATCTGTTGACTTAGTTGTACCATTAAGTATTCCCACTGACACCTAAGTTTTGAACACCTGCTACTGTGTATCACCTACTACGTGTTAGGTACTACGAGGAGGATGCTTTATGGCTTGGCTTAGTTATTTATCATGACAGTCCCAAGATGTTccattattattgccattttagaAGCAAGGACGCTGAGAGAGGTTTAAAGAAATTTGGCAACTTAAGATTATAAAGTCAGTACATTGTAGTGGTGAAATTCAAGTCCAGGCATTATGACATCAAGCTTGCCCCTTCAACTAATCCTACTCAGTATTTTGTCCACTGTCCAGTAGCAACAGCAGCATGTGGGaatttattagaaatgcaaattcactgccctaccccagacctactgaatcaaatTCTCTGGGGCATCTGTCTAATAAGATTTTCATCCAAGTGACTTTTActcacattaaagtttgagaagcattgcCCTAATCTAGTATCTTATATTGTACCCTTCAAACTGTGTATCATTTCCAAGATAGCTATTCATTCAAATACTATATTCTCCCATTGAACTTTTCTACTTTAATATAATTTATGGGTGTTGGCAGATATCtggttttaattaaatttattaagtACCTGTTATGGagtgggcaccgtggctcacacctgtaatcccagcactggagttcaatagcagcctggccaacatggtgaaaacctgtctctactaaatatgcaaaaattagccgggggtgatggctcacgcttatagtcccagctactcaggaagctgaggcaaaggaattacttgaacccagaaggcagaggttgcagcgagcagataacatgccattgcacttcagtctaggcaacaaagtaagactctgtctcaaaaaaaaaaaaaaaaaattcctgttatGGGCAAGAAATGAAGTGGTATAGTATACACTGTCTCTATACTCAAAGAGCTTATAATTGCATAAGAGGGATATGGTAATTACACAGGGATTTGATGCAAAATAGAGGTTTAGAGTGGCATGGGAGGTAAAGTAAAGGTATAGAGTGGTATAGAGTGGCATGGGATGTAAAAAGAAGAAGGTGAACATGTACAATTAGCCTCATAATGGCAGGTTTTAAGATAGCctggtatttaggttgattctttAAAGATGTATAAACTTGGATGGAAATTAAGGACTTTTCAGGTAAAAGAAATAACATGAATACAGCTATCGTGATGTAATTTTATTATATGGTCCTTTAAACAGAATTAACAAATTtaaagtggaggttgtagttaaCCAAGAGTGGGACATgactatagaaaataaatttgaagatgGTTGATAGGAGAACATAACACAGTGTGGAGAAATACTAGTATTTACATGACTTTTGATAGATCACGCACCTATGGAATTTTTGGACCGGCTTCTAACATTGTCATaacgcggtggctcatgactgtaatcccagcactttgggaggctgaggtgagtggattgctggaggtcaggagttcgagagtagcCTGGTCAATGtagtgaaatgctatctctactaaaaatacaaaatattagctgggcatggtggcgggcacctgtaatcccagctactagggaggccgaggcaagagaatcccttgaacgcaggaggcagaggttgcagtgagctgagatcgtgccactgtactccagcctgggcaataagagtcaaactccatctcaaaacaaaaaacaaaacaaacaaacaaagtgagTCACTTTATGATGATTTGATTTTGAAGATCTCACAGAAACAATTGTGTTTATAATTGCGATTTGGCCTGAGCATGCTTATAACAAACTGGTATTGCTCTCCCAGGCACCTGACCACATTCATCATATTTCTTCCCAGTCTGCCTCTTATTTACATTCTCAGGTCATCACCTCATGCCAATTACCAAGCACTCTCTTCAGCTTTTGTTTTGGTATAAGAAGCCCATAACCAGCTGGTTATTATAGCCATTTGATCTTAGCTTTGCCATGTCATTCAAATTCATCTCTCATCTTTGTTAAGACTTTTTAAATCCCTTAGCTGAACTGTTGAAAATACCTCCTGATGACAGGGCATGgtagctctcacctgtaatcccagcactttgggaggtcaaggcgggcagatcacctgaggtcagcagttcgagaccagccttgccaacatggcaaaaccctgtctctactaaaaatacaaaaattagcagggcttgggggcacgcacttgtagtcccagctactcgggaggctgaggcaggggaatcgcttgaacctgggaagtggtagttgcagtgaaccaagattgcaccactgcactctagcctgggtgacagagtgagactccagcttaagaaaaaaaaaaagaaagaaaatacttcctGACTACCTTTCTACTCTCCATTGCTGTTTTATCCAATGGATTCTTTgcatttctattaaaattatcATTCTAAGGTCCAATTCTGAATATTTAACTTCACCTCATTGTCAACAAGATAAAAGCATTTAATATACAAGAAATTATTCAAGGCTGATGattatctcttttctcttttgcagtCCTTTAGGCCTACTATTTTTTATGTCCTACTAAACTAAATGTTGCTGCTCCCTCTTGAACACACTTTGCCCTTCTCCTTGATCTTTGTTAATATTTGTTCTCGATTTTAAGTGGCTTTTCACCTTCCCCCATTCCGCTATCTACTTGTCAAAATTCTTCCATATTCTTCATTTTACTAGCATATCCTTTACCCAAtacctcaatttaaaataattcaatttccTTCACTTTTAGTGTTCCATTTTTATCTCTGTCATGCAGTCCAGACGTTCTTCTGCCTTGTTTTATGAGTATTAGTGCACATGGTAACAACCTGGTACACTAAATGGTTTTTGAGGCTAAGTCTGCATCTTTGTCATTTTGTCAAAAAGCAGGAGCTCAACAATCATGGGTTGGATCATGTTAAATTTGtttctacaggaaaaaaatatttatagtacaAGTTAAATATGTCCTTACTTTACATGATTTCATTCGTTCATGCACtcatttgatcttcaacaaatattgattggGTGTCTACTATATGTGAGGCTTTGTgcttggaaaaggaaaaactgttgCTTCATGGAATCCTCCATGGTAACTTGCACAGTCAGGTGTTCAATAAAATTTGGTAAATAGGCCAGggggtggttcacatctgtaatctcagcactttgggaggctgaggcaggcagatcacgtgaggtcaagagttcaacaccagcctgaccaatctggtgaaaccctgtctctactaaaatatacaaaaaaaataaataaataaaaataaaataaaatagccaggcatggtggcaggggcctataatcccaactacttgggaggctgaggcaggaaaatggcttgaacccaggaggtggaggttgcagtgatgtgagattgtgccactgcactccagcctaggtgacagtgactcagtctcaaaaaaaaaaaaaagaaaaagaaaaagaaaaaattggtgaataaataaatgaacccaTGAAGGAACCAGGAAGGATGCATGTACTCAAGTAACAAGTCTTCTTTCAGTAAAGTTGGTAGTATTCTAGGCATTCTGCTGCAGGATAAGCTTTGGGGCGGTATTCTAGGAGTTCTGCTGCAGGATCAGCTTTGGGGCGGTATTCTAGGCGTTCTGCTGCAGGATCAGCTTTGGGGCGGTATTCTAGGCGTTCTGCTGGAGGATCAGCTTTGGGGCGGTATTCTAGGCGTTCTGCTGCAGGATCAGCTTTGGGGCGGTATTCTAGGCGTTCTGCTGCAGGATCAGCTTTGGGGCGGTATTCTAGGCGTTCTGCTGCAGGATCAGCTTTGGGGCGGTATTCTAGGCGTTCTGCTGCAGGATCAGCTTTGGGGCGGTATTCTAGGCGTTCTGCTGCAGGATCAGCTTTGGGGCGGTATTCTAGGCGTTCTGCTGCAGGATCAGCTTTGGGGCGGTATTCTAGGCGTTCTGCTGCAGGATCAGCTTTGGGGCGGTATTCTAGGCGTTCTGCTGCAGGATCAGCTTTGGGGCAGTATTCTAGGCGTTCTGCTGCAGGATCAGCTTTGGGGCGGTATTCTAGGCGTTCTGCTGCAGGATCAGCTTTGGGGCGGTATTCTAGGCGTTCTGCTGCTTGGGGCAGTATTCTAGGCATTCTGCTGCAGGATCAGCTTTGGGGCGGTATTCTAGGAATTCTGCTGCAGAATATGCTTTGGGGCAGTATTCTAGGCATTTTACACAGGATAAGCTTTGGGGCAGTATTCTAGGCATTCTGCTGCAGGATAAGCTTTGGGGCAGTATTCTAGGCATTCTGCTGCAGGATCAGCTTTGGGGCAGTATTCTAGGCATTCTGCTGCAGGATCAGCTTTGGGGCAGTATTCCAGGCATTCTGCTGCAGGATAAGCTTTGGGGCAGTATTCTAGGCATTCTGCTGCAGGATCAGCTTTGGGGCAGTATTCTAGGCATTCTGCTGCAGGATCAGCTTTGGGGCAGTATTCTAGGCATTCTGCTGCAGGATCAGCTTTGGGGCAGTATTCTAGGCATTCTGCTGCAGGATAAGCTTTGGGGCAGTATTCTAGGCATTTTACACAGTATAAGCTTTGGGGCAGTTTTCTAGGCATTCTGCTGCAGGATCAGCTTTGGGGCAGTATTCTAGGCATTCTGCTGCAGGATAAGCTTTGGGGCAGTATTCTAGGCATTTTACACAGGATAAGCTTTGGGGCAGTATTCTAGGCATTCTGCTGCAGGATAAGCTTTGGGGCAGTATTCTAGGCATTCTGCTGCAGGATAAGCTTTGGGGCAGTATTCTAGGCATTTTACACAGGATAAGCTTTGGGGCAGTATTCTAGGCATTCTGCTGCAGGATAAGCTTTGGGGCAGTATTCTAGGCATTCTGCTGCAGGATCAGCTTTGGGGCAGTATTCTAAGGAATTTTGCTGCAGAATATGCTTTGGGGCAGTATTCTAGGCATTTTACACAGGATAAGCTTTGGGGTAGTATTCTAGGCATTCTGCTGCAGGATCAGCTTTGGGGCAGTATTCTAGGCATTCTGCTGGAGGATAAGCTTTGGGGCAGTATTCTAGGCATTCTGCTGCAGGATAAGCTTTGGGGTAGTATTCTAGGCATTCTGCTGCAGGATAAGCTTTGGGGTAGTATTCTAGGCATTCTGCTGCAGGATAAGCTTTGGGGTAGTATTCTAGGCATTCTGCTGCAGGATAAGCTTTGGGGTAGTATTCTAGGCATTCTGCTGCAGGATCAGCTTTGGGGCGGTATTCTAGGAATTTTGCTGCAGAATATGCTTTGGGGCAGTATTCTAGGCATTTTACACAGGATAAGCTTTGGGGTAGTATTCTAGGCATTCTGCTGCAGGATCAGCTTTGGGGCAGTATTCTAGGCATTCTGCTGGAGGATAAGCTTTGGGGCAGTATTCTAGGCATTCTGCTGCAGGATAAGCTTTGG
It includes:
- the HAS2 gene encoding hyaluronan synthase 2; the protein is MHCERFLCILRIIGTTLFGVSLLLGITAAYIVGYQFIQTDNYYFSFGLYGAFLASHLIIQSLFAFLEHRKMKKSLETPIKLNKTVALCIAAYQEDPDYLRKCLQSVKRLTYPGIKVVMVIDGNSEDDLYMMDIFSEVMGRDKSATYIWKNNFHEKGPGETDESHKESSQHVTQLVLSNKSICIMQKWGGKREVMYTAFRALGRSVDYVQVCDSDTMLDPASSVEMVKVLEEDPMVGGVGGDVQILNKYDSWISFLSSVRYWMAFNIERACQSYFGCVQCISGPLGMYRNSLLHEFVEDWYNQEFMGNQCSFGDDRHLTNRVLSLGYATKYTARSKCLTETPIEYLRWLNQQTRWSKSYFREWLYNAMWFHKHHLWMTYEAIITGFFPFFLIATVIQLFYRGKIWNILLFLLTVQLVGLIKSSFASCLRGNIVMVFMSLYSVLYMSSLLPAKMFAIATINKAGWGTSGRKTIVVNFIGLIPVSVWFTILLGGVIFTIYKESKRPFSESKQTVLIVGTLLYACYWVMLLTLYVVLINKCGRRKKGQQYDMVLDV